Within the Paenibacillus sp. AN1007 genome, the region TCGTATCGTCAACAATCTGATTCAGAATGTGATTACACATAGTGGTGGAAACTTAATCGAGCTGGCAATGAGCTATAGGGAAGAGCAAGTGAAAATTACAATTACAGATAATGGACGTGGGATTTCTGAAAAGGATTTACCCTTTGTATTTGATAGGTTATATGTATGTGATCCATCTAGAAAATCCAAGAGCAGTGGGCTTGGGTTGTCCATTGTCAAGGAGCTTGTCAAAGGGCATAATGGAAAAATCTTTGCTGAAAGTCGATCTTCTCAATATACACAATTTATTGTTATACTTCCGCTAAATATAGAGGAAGCAGAACGGAGGTCGTAGAAAACACGAATGGCTAGATGAATTTCATCCTCGGACACTTCAAAGTCAACCCCGTGTTGGTGGTAGGCATTTTCCCATTTTACAGATATAAAAATCCCGATTCCATATTTGGAAACGGGATTGGATCACAGATGTTTTTCCTCATGTTAATTGTGAGATATAGTAAGCGCTGCTCAAATTAGTGCTGCTTTCGAATACCAGGACTTTACCTTCCACCTCGTACCAGCGTACCATTGGTCCTCCAGTCTTGGTTGCATTCGGTGTTCCATAGACTGCAATGACGTGCTTCAGTTTATCTAAATCAAAAAGAATGTTTCGTAATGTGCGGTTGCCCGCATTATGAATAGAAGCTGCATTTACGAGTAAGCCATCTTTGAAAATGAGACTGGTTCCGTCGAAATAATAGATATTGGCTTCCGACGGTCTTGCGACCGGGAATCTAAGTTGCCTTACTTTTTTATTTATCGTTATATAACCCGTATAAAGGATGAAAGCACTTCTTCGGAAAGGGGGCATCACTCTTTGAACTATTTTTTCCTGGAATCTCAGTATCCACGTAGAGGATTTATTAGCGGGGGAACGACCTTCACTCCTGAATTAGATATGAATTATTTGGCGATAGAGAATCCGCTGCCAGAGGGGACCACGGCAGAGGTGGAGTTACTGTCTACGGTGCGAAGCCTGAACGTCGATTATTTCGAGACAATCACAGGAACGAGAGCTGTATCCGATGATTTTAAACTGCTGTTGGAACAAACGAGGACAAACACGCAGTTTATTCCCGCAGCAGTGTGCTTCCACAATGGACGTCCCGTTGAAAAAAACTATTGGATTGCACATCCTCTGGATCGTTTGGATGTTTTTGATTATGAACGTTCAGAATATGGGCGCAAAGCGGTCATTGCTGCATCGGTACAGCAGCCTCCACGTAAGACTGTCAAAGTTGTATCTCGAATCTGCCTGCATGAGGAGCGAATTGGCGACCATGAGTTTTTTATGCTGGACCATATAAATATCTTCAAACCTATCATTTCAAACGAATTTTACGAACTATGCCGAAAAAACAAGCTCAACCTGAATGTTACAGAAGTAAGTGATGTAAGTATCTAAAAATGGTGCATCAATATAATGCAAGCACAGAGAAGCCCTCGCATGACGTGGGCTCTTTAGTCTTTATTCTACCCCGTCGCCACCGTATTTTCCTCATAACTGATCCAGTCGCTTCAGTTCAATATTTCGATTGTGCAAATTTCTGAAGGTCCTTAAGTTTAGTAAATGTATTTAAATCACGTCGCTTTTTTATGTCAGGTATATTGACGTAAATTTGAATTCATAGGTTTTTTTCTTGGTTTATATCTTTTAATGTGATTTTTATTTACATAAATGTATTGTTGTTCATATACTTATATGGTAATGTGTTTTTATGAGTTACATAATATAACATTATATAGAGGGGGGACGTCATGTTTATTAACCGAGCTGTTAGGAGATTTGGAGTTTCAATAGGGATTGTTGGTATATTTACATTTGCTCTACCTTCAGTGGGCTTGAGTATGCCGCTGCAGCCAACAACCCTTGATAAGGTAGAAGGTGATTATTATGTAACGTCTGCGATTGAGAACATTCGCTGGGGGTCACTGCCTAATCGAGATAGCTCTCCTATTCTTACAGTACCATCAGGAAGTGCTGTAACATTTGACACGGTATCGCATGAGGGACTGATCGAGGATCAAGGGAGAAATCCAGTGGAGTACTTCGGCAAATTTGGTATCTCACCTGATGGAGTGTTGGATGATGCGAAGGTAATTGCGACTTCTGAGATTAAACATGATTATGTAAAAGACGGACCTCATATTATCACTGGACCAGTAGCGGTTGAGG harbors:
- a CDS encoding DUF1629 domain-containing protein; amino-acid sequence: MNYFFLESQYPRRGFISGGTTFTPELDMNYLAIENPLPEGTTAEVELLSTVRSLNVDYFETITGTRAVSDDFKLLLEQTRTNTQFIPAAVCFHNGRPVEKNYWIAHPLDRLDVFDYERSEYGRKAVIAASVQQPPRKTVKVVSRICLHEERIGDHEFFMLDHINIFKPIISNEFYELCRKNKLNLNVTEVSDVSI